From Neobacillus sp. PS2-9, the proteins below share one genomic window:
- a CDS encoding peptide ABC transporter substrate-binding protein, with protein MKKSKLSLLLVLSLVLSMFLAACSGGGDKNEGKTKNEGKNNAGSEEKLADEQVLNVLESAEIPTMDSVMAEDVMGFTMLNATNEGLYRLDADQKVVPGVADGMPKYNDDKTVLTIKLRQDAKWSNGDPVTAHDFVYAWQRAINPETASPYGPYFMMGKIKNATEISEGKAKLEDLGIKALDDYTVEITLVRALPYIESYITFQLFYPQNQKFVEAQGADYAKDASHLLYNGPFKMTKWDGPTATEWVLEKNETYTNAKDVTLTKINFNVSKDPQASANAFTAGETDITPKLAQAAILSQYEGSDELLRYQEPSIWWLKMNEKNPALKNKNIRKAIALSVDKKALVDDVLANGSIEADFLVPKGFAFLDGKDFRDTAGQWSKTNKEEAKKYWDKGLAELGVKEVKFTYVGQDTETAKTTDAFIKDQLEKNLPGLKLTIESVPFKIRIARENKFEYDLLMGGWGPDYADPMTYMDLWITGGEQQHMDYSNPEFDKLIKAASEDLVDKPQERWKALQDAEKILLEDDAAIAPLYQRSVNLLINPKVKGFAHHAFGADYSYQWIKITK; from the coding sequence GTGAAGAAATCAAAACTTTCACTACTTTTAGTTTTATCACTAGTACTTAGCATGTTCCTAGCAGCATGTTCAGGCGGCGGTGATAAAAACGAAGGCAAAACCAAAAATGAAGGCAAAAATAATGCTGGATCTGAAGAGAAATTAGCGGATGAGCAAGTTCTTAACGTTTTAGAATCTGCTGAGATCCCAACGATGGACAGTGTAATGGCTGAGGACGTAATGGGCTTTACAATGTTAAACGCTACTAACGAAGGTTTATATCGTTTAGATGCAGACCAAAAGGTTGTTCCAGGTGTAGCTGATGGTATGCCAAAATACAACGACGACAAAACAGTCTTAACTATTAAATTAAGACAAGATGCAAAATGGTCAAATGGTGACCCTGTAACTGCTCATGATTTTGTATACGCATGGCAACGTGCAATCAATCCAGAAACTGCTTCACCTTATGGTCCATACTTCATGATGGGCAAAATCAAAAATGCAACTGAAATTTCTGAAGGTAAAGCAAAGCTTGAAGATCTTGGAATTAAAGCTCTAGATGATTATACAGTGGAAATTACTCTAGTAAGAGCATTACCTTACATCGAGTCTTATATCACTTTCCAATTATTCTACCCACAAAACCAAAAGTTTGTTGAAGCACAAGGCGCTGACTATGCGAAAGATGCTTCTCACTTACTTTACAATGGTCCTTTCAAAATGACTAAGTGGGATGGCCCAACTGCTACTGAGTGGGTATTAGAAAAGAACGAAACTTATACAAATGCTAAAGACGTTACTTTAACAAAAATCAACTTCAACGTGTCAAAAGACCCACAAGCATCTGCTAATGCATTTACTGCTGGTGAAACTGACATTACACCAAAGCTTGCACAAGCTGCAATCCTTTCACAATATGAAGGATCAGATGAATTATTACGTTACCAAGAGCCATCAATCTGGTGGTTAAAAATGAACGAAAAGAACCCTGCTTTGAAAAACAAAAACATCCGTAAAGCGATTGCATTGTCTGTGGACAAAAAGGCATTAGTTGACGATGTATTAGCAAACGGTTCTATCGAAGCTGATTTCTTAGTACCAAAAGGTTTTGCTTTCTTAGATGGAAAAGACTTCCGTGATACGGCTGGCCAATGGTCTAAGACAAACAAAGAAGAAGCTAAGAAATATTGGGATAAAGGTTTAGCTGAACTAGGTGTTAAAGAAGTGAAGTTCACTTATGTTGGTCAAGACACTGAAACTGCTAAAACTACAGATGCATTCATTAAAGACCAGTTAGAGAAAAATCTTCCTGGATTAAAGCTTACAATTGAAAGCGTACCGTTCAAAATCCGTATCGCTCGTGAAAATAAATTTGAATATGATTTATTAATGGGTGGTTGGGGACCAGACTATGCTGACCCAATGACATACATGGATCTTTGGATTACTGGCGGAGAACAACAACATATGGATTACTCAAATCCAGAATTTGATAAGTTGATCAAAGCTGCAAGTGAAGATTTAGTTGATAAGCCACAAGAGCGCTGGAAAGCATTACAAGATGCAGAAAAAATCTTGTTAGAAGATGATGCAGCAATTGCACCACTTTACCAACGTTCTGTTAACTTGTTAATTAATCCAAAAGTTAAAGGTTTTGCTCACCATGCATTTGGTGCAGATTATAGTTACCAGTGGATTAAAATCACAAAATAG
- a CDS encoding DUF3899 domain-containing protein produces the protein MNPRFKKKFVVLGLTQLLIVIISFISNMEISLLSYINISFYISSLLLLTSLLLYTIHSGFYDVIGKSFNLAFSRGENKRKLEEIPALSELITIDQKPLLFYGLVNGLLMLGALCLYYYLQT, from the coding sequence GTGAATCCTAGATTTAAGAAGAAATTTGTTGTTCTTGGACTAACACAGTTGTTAATAGTAATAATTTCCTTCATTTCCAATATGGAAATTTCCTTACTTAGCTATATCAATATATCTTTTTACATTTCCTCTCTACTTCTGTTAACATCGTTGCTTCTCTACACGATTCATTCCGGCTTTTACGATGTAATAGGTAAATCCTTTAATCTTGCTTTTTCAAGAGGAGAAAACAAGAGAAAGTTGGAGGAAATTCCAGCACTATCTGAGTTAATCACTATCGATCAGAAGCCCCTCCTTTTTTACGGATTGGTCAATGGATTACTCATGTTAGGAGCTCTTTGCCTCTATTATTATTTGCAGACTTGA
- the trpS gene encoding tryptophan--tRNA ligase, translated as MKTIFSGIQPSGTITLGNYIGAMMQFVELQHEYNCYFCIVDQHAITVPQDPVTLRKNIRSLAALYIAVGIDPNKASLFIQSEVPAHAQAGWMMQCVSYIGELERMTQFKDKSTGKEAVSASLLTYPPLMAADILLYNTDLVPVGEDQKQHMELTRDLAERFNKKYNDILTVPEISIPKVGARIMSLQEPTKKMSKSDPNQKSFITPLDDPKQIIKKIKSAVTDSDGIVKFDKENKPGVSNLLSIYSILAKKPIAEIEEMYVGKGYGDFKGDLADVVVNVFKPIQEKYYNLMESSELDEILDRGAEKANLVANKTLKKMENAMGLGRKRK; from the coding sequence ATGAAAACGATTTTTTCTGGTATTCAGCCGAGTGGTACAATAACACTTGGGAACTATATAGGGGCTATGATGCAATTTGTCGAGTTGCAACATGAATATAATTGCTACTTTTGCATCGTAGACCAGCATGCCATAACAGTTCCCCAAGATCCTGTAACACTCCGTAAAAATATTAGAAGCTTAGCTGCGCTATATATTGCTGTAGGGATTGATCCAAACAAGGCATCCTTATTTATCCAATCTGAGGTACCTGCACACGCTCAAGCAGGTTGGATGATGCAGTGTGTCTCTTATATTGGTGAATTGGAAAGAATGACACAATTTAAAGACAAATCAACAGGTAAAGAAGCTGTTTCAGCTAGTCTATTGACCTATCCACCTCTAATGGCTGCAGATATATTATTGTATAATACAGATCTTGTACCGGTCGGCGAAGACCAAAAGCAACATATGGAATTAACACGTGACTTGGCCGAAAGATTTAACAAAAAATACAATGATATCCTTACTGTACCGGAAATCAGTATTCCTAAGGTCGGCGCTCGAATTATGTCTCTCCAAGAGCCTACCAAAAAAATGAGTAAATCAGACCCAAATCAAAAGTCTTTTATTACTCCTTTAGATGACCCTAAACAGATCATTAAAAAAATAAAAAGCGCTGTTACAGACTCAGACGGAATTGTCAAATTTGATAAAGAAAATAAACCAGGTGTTTCCAATCTGCTTTCCATTTATTCAATTTTGGCTAAGAAACCTATTGCCGAAATTGAGGAAATGTATGTTGGTAAAGGATATGGAGATTTTAAAGGTGATTTAGCTGATGTAGTGGTTAATGTCTTTAAACCAATTCAAGAGAAATATTATAACTTAATGGAATCAAGCGAACTGGATGAAATTTTAGATCGTGGAGCTGAAAAGGCAAACCTTGTGGCAAACAAGACCCTTAAAAAGATGGAAAACGCCATGGGTCTTGGCCGAAAGAGAAAATAA
- a CDS encoding YjbA family protein, with translation MLYLHDVWVNWFEGEENGYNVCHFHEWRKDDGVELLDQVPLLKIEPILFNYIENDLSELPQQLLDDIYQKAYLRKNHERVQLDYCFVVTDGTGILAVDTIGYTIPIRKSRLIPRQEQLVYEMISQHEAKKYHFYGQPKTKDFHILSPEPELMNGLTRKERQLKQLLFMALDQLLSSNNEAEVRYWFTEWCPEKYSTIQELNFEEAWEQLFEEAKYGWSKRHETFCENLIKGQPFFEKLWEMEHGPKVN, from the coding sequence ATGTTGTATCTTCATGATGTTTGGGTAAATTGGTTTGAAGGGGAAGAAAACGGTTATAATGTATGCCACTTTCATGAATGGCGTAAGGATGATGGAGTGGAATTGTTGGACCAAGTACCACTTTTAAAAATCGAGCCGATTCTATTTAACTACATCGAGAATGATTTATCAGAATTACCTCAACAGCTCCTAGATGACATTTATCAGAAAGCATATTTAAGAAAAAACCATGAAAGAGTTCAACTTGATTATTGTTTCGTTGTCACAGACGGGACAGGGATTTTAGCCGTAGATACGATTGGCTATACCATCCCTATTCGAAAAAGCAGACTAATTCCAAGACAGGAACAGCTTGTTTACGAGATGATTAGTCAGCATGAAGCTAAAAAATACCATTTTTATGGACAACCGAAAACAAAGGATTTTCATATTCTTTCACCTGAACCAGAACTGATGAATGGATTGACGAGAAAAGAACGTCAGTTAAAGCAACTATTGTTCATGGCTCTTGACCAATTACTTTCATCAAATAATGAAGCAGAGGTAAGGTATTGGTTTACAGAATGGTGTCCTGAGAAATATTCGACTATTCAAGAATTGAATTTTGAGGAAGCGTGGGAACAGCTCTTTGAGGAAGCAAAGTACGGCTGGTCTAAACGGCATGAAACTTTTTGTGAGAATTTAATTAAGGGACAGCCCTTTTTCGAGAAGCTTTGGGAAATGGAACATGGTCCTAAAGTAAACTAA
- the opp4C gene encoding oligopeptide ABC transporter permease: MEIVTQKNPNISTAPPKKSLSPWAIARKKFLKNKLAMISFVFLVIVAIISFLAPYITTADVTRINIGQMSLEPSSKHWLGTDKAGRDVFTRLLYGGRISLLVGLSCTLFVIFLGTIIGSISGYFGGAVDSILMRFTDFILNFPFLVFVIVLNAILFGKVNGLWVLIGTISILSWGGIARIVRSKILAEKENEYIVAAISIGCSPAKIIVKHLLPNILSTIIVQATITFATMIVAETGLSFLGFGVPQEIPSWGNMLNSANEPDVLQFKLWIWVPPALTITATILSINFIGEGLKDAFNPKSRR; this comes from the coding sequence ATGGAAATTGTAACTCAGAAAAATCCTAATATTAGTACAGCACCCCCGAAAAAAAGTTTATCACCGTGGGCTATCGCTAGAAAAAAGTTTTTAAAGAACAAACTGGCTATGATTAGCTTTGTATTCTTAGTCATTGTGGCAATCATTTCTTTTCTTGCACCATATATTACAACCGCTGATGTTACAAGGATTAATATTGGTCAGATGTCTTTAGAGCCATCGAGTAAACATTGGCTTGGCACAGACAAGGCAGGTAGGGATGTATTCACCAGGTTACTATATGGTGGACGAATTTCATTATTAGTAGGACTAAGCTGTACACTTTTTGTCATATTCCTCGGGACAATTATTGGCTCGATTTCAGGCTATTTTGGTGGTGCAGTAGATAGTATACTAATGAGATTTACAGATTTTATCTTAAACTTTCCTTTTCTTGTATTTGTTATTGTGCTAAATGCCATTCTTTTTGGAAAAGTAAATGGGTTATGGGTTTTAATTGGGACCATAAGCATATTAAGCTGGGGTGGAATTGCGAGGATTGTTCGAAGTAAGATTCTTGCTGAAAAAGAAAATGAATACATTGTAGCTGCCATTTCAATTGGCTGTTCTCCTGCTAAAATAATCGTTAAACATTTATTACCCAATATCTTATCAACCATTATTGTTCAAGCGACAATTACATTTGCAACAATGATAGTTGCGGAGACAGGTTTAAGCTTTCTAGGCTTTGGTGTTCCTCAAGAAATTCCAAGCTGGGGGAATATGTTAAATTCAGCAAATGAACCAGATGTACTCCAGTTTAAACTTTGGATCTGGGTGCCCCCTGCCTTAACGATTACTGCAACTATTTTATCGATAAACTTTATCGGTGAAGGCTTAAAAGACGCCTTTAATCCAAAATCAAGAAGATAA
- the opp4B gene encoding oligopeptide ABC transporter permease → MLKYAFRRILGMIPMLFLISIVVFSLAKLMPGDSLSGEIDPRNTDPQYIADMREKLGYNDPLPQQYARWIGDFVQGDFGKSARFKIPAAEVIGERIPNTLLLGFTSILITYILAFFMGSYAGRKPYTLGDNLIGGLNYLGLSIPSFIAGVFAIFLFSFTLSWFPSNGSVDIGVTDGTLEYWLSRLHHVFLPAVVLGLLSTASYTQFLRNDIIDNSRKDFVRTARAKGTPERKIYNVHILRNSIIPLITFLGFDLVAIISGAIITETIFTYPGLGQLFLQSVGTRDYPVLMTLTMLFSFLTLVGNLVADILYGVVDPRIRLD, encoded by the coding sequence ATGCTGAAGTATGCATTTCGTAGAATTCTGGGCATGATTCCGATGTTATTCCTCATTTCGATCGTTGTTTTTTCCTTGGCAAAATTGATGCCAGGAGATTCCCTAAGCGGGGAAATCGACCCAAGGAATACCGACCCACAATATATTGCTGATATGCGGGAAAAGCTGGGTTATAATGACCCGTTACCACAGCAATATGCACGTTGGATTGGAGATTTTGTTCAAGGGGATTTTGGTAAGTCAGCTCGTTTTAAAATACCGGCAGCAGAAGTAATCGGAGAACGTATACCTAATACATTGCTACTAGGTTTTACCTCCATATTAATAACTTATATTCTTGCCTTTTTTATGGGCTCATATGCCGGAAGAAAACCATATACTTTAGGGGATAATTTAATTGGAGGTCTAAATTATTTAGGTCTATCCATACCGTCGTTTATTGCTGGGGTATTTGCCATTTTCCTTTTTTCTTTTACGTTAAGTTGGTTTCCCTCAAATGGTTCAGTTGACATAGGTGTTACCGATGGGACACTGGAATATTGGTTAAGCCGCCTACATCATGTATTTCTTCCTGCAGTAGTCCTAGGACTATTAAGTACGGCAAGCTATACACAATTTTTACGTAACGATATAATAGATAATAGCCGAAAAGATTTTGTTCGTACTGCACGAGCAAAGGGAACGCCTGAGAGAAAAATTTACAATGTTCATATCTTAAGAAACTCAATTATTCCACTTATTACTTTTTTAGGTTTTGATTTAGTTGCAATTATCAGTGGAGCGATTATCACTGAAACAATTTTTACTTATCCAGGTCTTGGACAACTATTCTTACAATCAGTTGGTACCAGGGATTACCCAGTTTTAATGACGTTGACAATGTTATTCTCCTTCTTAACACTAGTTGGCAACCTTGTAGCTGACATTTTATACGGTGTTGTAGATCCGAGAATTAGGCTAGATTAG
- the opp4A gene encoding oligopeptide ABC transporter substrate-binding protein yields the protein MKKKSMLMLAALMLVLSAFLAACSSDKAGTKKNENEGKSGETAEKPQDGGTLVYALDSAPEGKFNYTFYGTATDQYVIDFFDENLIDYDAQLKAQPHIASWKTEDNKVFDFEIKKGVKWHNGDELSVKDWEFSLYTVANKDYEGPRFDNVRNIVGAQDFHDGKTDKIEGIKVIDDYHIQITFDKARVNNLDNLWTYPMNRTAFKGIAVKDMMSSEQVRTKPVGLGPFKVTKVVPGESVEMERFDDYFGGKPHIEKVVVKVIDPSLSVGELKNGTLDMTSFHPSIIDQVRALDNVNTITYPGVSYYYVGFRLGTWDGEKNVMNEPKYQEKKLREAMYYAINREEWVKAFFFGVGKPVNRPIPTNHWIAADNKDLEQYKYDPKKAKELLDEAGYKDVDGDGFREDPNGKKFVVNFSHYATSNPTFESRAKALTQYWEEVGLKTKLTMTDANLYYDMLEKADKSMEVFFGGWSTGADPDPTPLWGTKSLWNYPRWVNADSDKLLDQALDINVVGTDSEKRKDLYVQWQKLFMKELPVLPIAELEETMAVSKRVNGVKFDVSGNNRPNEWWIKQ from the coding sequence ATGAAGAAGAAAAGTATGCTTATGCTGGCTGCCTTGATGCTTGTTCTATCAGCATTCTTAGCAGCATGTAGCAGCGACAAAGCAGGTACAAAGAAAAACGAAAACGAAGGTAAGTCTGGTGAAACAGCTGAAAAACCTCAGGATGGCGGTACATTAGTATACGCGCTTGATTCAGCTCCTGAAGGCAAATTTAACTACACATTTTATGGAACAGCAACAGACCAATATGTAATTGATTTCTTTGATGAAAACCTTATTGATTACGATGCACAATTGAAAGCACAGCCACATATTGCTTCTTGGAAAACTGAAGATAATAAAGTATTTGATTTTGAAATTAAAAAAGGTGTTAAATGGCACAATGGTGATGAGTTATCAGTAAAAGACTGGGAATTCTCATTATACACTGTTGCTAACAAAGACTATGAAGGTCCACGTTTTGATAACGTTAGAAATATCGTAGGTGCACAAGATTTCCATGATGGAAAAACAGATAAAATTGAAGGTATTAAAGTAATTGATGATTACCATATCCAAATTACTTTTGATAAAGCGCGTGTAAACAACTTGGATAACCTTTGGACATACCCAATGAACCGTACTGCATTTAAAGGTATTGCAGTAAAAGATATGATGAGCTCTGAGCAAGTACGTACCAAGCCAGTGGGCTTAGGACCATTTAAAGTGACTAAAGTGGTTCCAGGTGAATCAGTAGAAATGGAACGCTTTGATGACTATTTCGGTGGTAAACCACATATTGAAAAGGTTGTTGTAAAAGTTATTGACCCATCTCTATCTGTGGGAGAACTTAAAAACGGTACACTTGATATGACATCATTCCACCCAAGCATTATTGATCAAGTAAGGGCACTTGACAATGTAAATACAATTACTTACCCAGGTGTTAGCTACTATTATGTTGGATTCAGATTAGGTACTTGGGATGGCGAGAAGAACGTCATGAATGAACCAAAATACCAAGAGAAAAAGCTTCGTGAAGCAATGTACTACGCAATTAATCGCGAAGAGTGGGTTAAGGCATTCTTCTTTGGTGTTGGTAAACCGGTTAACCGTCCTATCCCAACAAATCACTGGATTGCTGCAGATAATAAAGATTTAGAACAATACAAATACGACCCGAAAAAAGCAAAAGAATTGTTAGACGAAGCTGGATACAAAGATGTTGATGGCGATGGCTTCCGTGAAGATCCAAACGGTAAGAAATTTGTTGTAAACTTCAGTCACTATGCAACATCAAACCCAACATTCGAATCACGTGCAAAAGCGTTAACTCAATATTGGGAAGAAGTAGGTTTAAAAACTAAGTTAACTATGACTGATGCTAACTTATACTATGACATGCTTGAAAAAGCAGATAAATCAATGGAAGTATTCTTCGGCGGCTGGTCAACAGGTGCTGATCCAGATCCAACTCCACTTTGGGGAACAAAATCACTTTGGAACTACCCTCGTTGGGTAAATGCTGATAGTGATAAGTTATTAGACCAAGCACTTGATATTAATGTAGTAGGAACTGATAGCGAAAAGCGTAAAGACCTTTATGTTCAATGGCAAAAACTATTCATGAAGGAACTTCCTGTGTTACCAATTGCTGAGCTTGAAGAAACAATGGCAGTAAGCAAGCGCGTTAACGGTGTGAAGTTCGACGTTTCTGGTAACAACCGTCCAAATGAATGGTGGATTAAACAATAA
- a CDS encoding dipeptide ABC transporter ATP-binding protein: protein MSTGTVHKNQEATQAENLLEIQNLKTYYPVKGGFFKRTVGNVKAVDNISFEIKRGETLGLVGESGCGKSTAGRTILRLLKPTDGKILFDGKNITNISGKSLQEIRKDMQMVFQDPYASLNPMQMVGDIIAEPIYNFSRKSKEELKQEVMDLLTKVGLPQDAYYKYAHEFSGGQRQRIGIARALALRPKLIIADEPVSALDVSVQSQVLNLLKDLQKEFDLTFLFIAHDLSVVKHMSDRIGVMYLGNMVEIADKDSLYAQPLHPYTQALISAIPSPDPRVKKERIILKGDVPSPINPPSGCPFHPRCPMAMEECSKSKPVLKEVKPSHRVACHLY, encoded by the coding sequence ATGAGTACCGGAACTGTACATAAGAACCAGGAGGCCACTCAAGCAGAGAATCTATTAGAGATACAGAATCTCAAAACCTATTATCCTGTTAAAGGTGGTTTTTTTAAACGAACCGTTGGAAATGTGAAAGCGGTTGATAATATCTCTTTTGAAATTAAAAGAGGGGAAACACTTGGACTAGTTGGTGAATCAGGCTGTGGTAAGTCTACAGCAGGTCGGACGATTCTACGATTATTAAAACCAACCGATGGGAAAATTCTCTTTGACGGAAAAAATATAACGAATATATCTGGGAAGTCTCTTCAAGAAATTCGAAAAGATATGCAGATGGTATTTCAGGACCCTTATGCTTCTTTGAATCCGATGCAAATGGTAGGGGATATCATCGCTGAACCTATTTATAATTTCTCCAGAAAAAGTAAAGAAGAATTAAAACAAGAAGTGATGGATTTATTAACAAAAGTGGGTTTACCACAGGATGCCTATTATAAATATGCTCATGAATTTTCAGGCGGTCAGCGCCAAAGAATTGGTATCGCTCGTGCCCTTGCCCTGAGACCGAAACTAATTATTGCGGATGAACCAGTTTCTGCACTTGATGTATCCGTCCAATCACAAGTATTAAATCTATTAAAAGATTTACAAAAAGAATTTGATTTAACCTTCCTCTTTATTGCGCATGACTTAAGTGTTGTGAAGCACATGAGCGATAGGATTGGTGTGATGTATTTAGGTAATATGGTTGAGATTGCAGATAAGGACAGCCTTTATGCACAACCACTACATCCATACACACAGGCGTTAATTTCGGCAATACCATCTCCTGACCCAAGGGTGAAAAAAGAAAGAATTATTTTAAAAGGGGATGTACCAAGTCCAATTAATCCGCCGTCGGGCTGTCCATTCCATCCACGTTGTCCAATGGCAATGGAGGAGTGTTCGAAAAGTAAACCAGTATTAAAGGAGGTGAAGCCTTCTCATCGAGTAGCTTGCCACCTTTACTAA
- a CDS encoding ABC transporter ATP-binding protein: protein MSIKKSLLKEAPLLEVRNLETAFDIEGTDYNAVDNVSFTVKPRQIVGVVGESGCGKSVMSLSIMKLLPKGIGKVKSGEIIFDGVNLEKMNESQINKIRGKDVSMIFQEPMTSLNPVFTIGYQLQEVLFNHMKISKQEARQKAIALLKSVGISRPEKIVDEYPHQLSGGMRQRVMIAIAIACQPKLLIADEPTTALDVTVQAQILELLKDIQSVNDMSVILITHDLGVVAEMCDEVIVMYAGKIVERTDVDTLFHNPKHPYTTLLLGAIPKMEETEERLSSIQGIVPSLINMPKVGCRFANRCPKAMPDCFTITPELAEAEDRHEVACLLFETSKPRQGVSK, encoded by the coding sequence ATGAGCATAAAAAAATCGTTACTCAAAGAGGCACCATTGCTCGAAGTGAGAAATTTAGAGACAGCCTTTGATATTGAGGGTACTGATTATAACGCAGTAGATAATGTATCTTTCACTGTAAAGCCACGACAAATTGTGGGGGTTGTGGGTGAATCTGGCTGTGGTAAATCTGTTATGAGTCTATCAATTATGAAGCTACTTCCAAAAGGAATTGGAAAAGTAAAATCGGGTGAAATCATTTTCGATGGTGTAAATCTTGAGAAAATGAATGAATCACAAATAAATAAAATTCGTGGAAAAGACGTGTCAATGATTTTCCAAGAGCCAATGACATCTTTAAACCCAGTATTTACGATTGGCTATCAGCTGCAAGAAGTCCTTTTCAATCATATGAAGATTTCAAAACAAGAGGCTCGTCAAAAAGCAATAGCTCTTTTAAAGAGTGTAGGGATCTCTCGACCTGAAAAAATTGTGGACGAATATCCCCATCAATTGTCAGGTGGAATGAGACAAAGGGTCATGATTGCAATTGCCATTGCCTGTCAGCCTAAGCTATTAATTGCGGATGAGCCAACTACTGCGCTTGATGTTACGGTGCAGGCACAAATATTGGAACTTTTAAAAGACATCCAATCTGTAAATGATATGTCCGTTATTTTGATTACACATGATTTAGGTGTAGTTGCAGAAATGTGTGATGAAGTTATTGTCATGTATGCTGGTAAAATTGTAGAACGGACGGATGTCGATACACTCTTTCATAATCCTAAACATCCATACACTACATTACTTTTGGGTGCAATCCCAAAAATGGAGGAAACGGAAGAACGATTAAGCTCAATTCAAGGAATTGTACCATCTCTGATCAATATGCCAAAAGTGGGCTGCCGTTTTGCCAATCGATGTCCAAAAGCTATGCCTGACTGTTTTACTATTACCCCTGAACTAGCAGAAGCAGAGGATCGTCATGAAGTTGCCTGCCTGCTTTTTGAAACTAGTAAACCAAGACAAGGGGTGAGTAAATGA
- a CDS encoding DUF2268 domain-containing protein, translating to MGVIKTDSWLLADFDNAIKICEKLQPYFKGKTAKQIYNQLLNFGMYQPSRSSKDFLHEMNEQKVWDQVERLLAKYKVKWNGPDIPVFLFPLAQSRSLFSRTDRNKGGVSFPDKMFLFLSSHEDAKEIEALFVHEYHHVCRLRKMNKKMEDYTLLDSLVIEGLAEYAVLKQCGEDYLADWCSMYTEKEITYFWNKFLKKQLELKKNERVHDELLFGGGRVPKLLGYAVGYNIIDKYYKNHNYSTKLSFEIPADKFVNKAK from the coding sequence ATGGGAGTAATCAAAACAGACAGCTGGTTATTGGCCGATTTTGATAATGCCATAAAAATATGTGAAAAACTGCAACCGTATTTCAAGGGGAAAACAGCAAAACAAATTTACAACCAATTATTAAACTTTGGGATGTATCAGCCTTCGAGATCTTCAAAGGATTTCCTCCACGAAATGAATGAACAGAAAGTATGGGACCAAGTGGAACGTCTATTGGCTAAATATAAAGTTAAATGGAATGGTCCGGACATACCTGTTTTTCTCTTTCCTTTAGCCCAGTCTAGAAGTCTTTTTAGTAGAACAGACAGGAATAAGGGAGGAGTTTCTTTTCCTGATAAAATGTTTTTATTTCTTTCCTCCCATGAAGATGCCAAAGAGATAGAAGCATTGTTTGTCCATGAATATCATCATGTATGCAGGCTCCGTAAGATGAATAAAAAAATGGAGGATTATACACTATTAGATTCATTGGTAATTGAAGGTTTGGCTGAATATGCAGTATTGAAGCAGTGTGGAGAGGATTACTTAGCAGATTGGTGTAGTATGTATACTGAAAAAGAAATAACATATTTTTGGAATAAATTTCTAAAAAAACAATTAGAGTTAAAAAAGAATGAAAGAGTTCACGACGAACTATTATTTGGAGGTGGAAGAGTACCTAAATTACTAGGGTATGCTGTTGGATATAACATTATTGATAAATATTACAAAAATCATAATTATTCTACAAAACTATCATTTGAGATACCAGCTGACAAATTTGTCAATAAAGCAAAATAG